In one Bryobacteraceae bacterium genomic region, the following are encoded:
- a CDS encoding TrbI/VirB10 family protein, with protein sequence MTPDNHDRDERSEREMSEQDDPTLTARVNRPGSEEESTPLETAPAEPAAASTGIVQQIWRRIKEERNRPKRVEINARGQNNMDRSKAFLVLATAVVLCGFAFLALFSTSSAEKRAQDRRTKPSLGRPESATQQAGASGSTIPLLSADQGAGDQNSEQLSPDDILATSRRAQMGNQQQPEPAPNEYALNQVPPLNDPALEAYRRQNNYAYTPPPPPPPTTTAVTPVSQPVNESDGLKKPSLVFVRNATSATVVNASQSTAQPAYIERRGISTLLPTGSRLVARLQTAVSSVVKTPVIAVIEYNYERDGQIVVPAGTKAIGQLAQANQNGQVGLRFTALEMPDGNSESIEGSGVSLDYSPLKGVVNGRNGAKRALVRSMTGIGTMAAYLVGGRGYGGLTGPIDQSVLLRERIASNIGLAGEQELMALAYAQNVVVTLPGNTRFYIVLQEAATSSNRYDLAPTAAPGARANFASADGQALPTAAELRELVALKNELNRMYREVAATRTLEPPAPQQ encoded by the coding sequence ATGACGCCCGATAACCACGATCGCGACGAGAGATCGGAGCGAGAAATGAGCGAGCAGGACGATCCCACGCTGACCGCGCGAGTGAACCGACCTGGCTCTGAAGAGGAATCGACGCCGTTGGAGACTGCGCCAGCGGAGCCTGCGGCCGCTTCCACTGGAATCGTGCAACAGATCTGGCGGCGAATCAAGGAAGAACGAAACCGGCCCAAACGGGTTGAGATCAACGCTCGTGGCCAGAACAACATGGACCGGAGCAAGGCTTTTCTGGTTCTCGCCACCGCCGTTGTGCTGTGCGGGTTCGCGTTTCTCGCCTTGTTCTCCACATCCAGCGCGGAAAAGCGGGCGCAGGACCGGCGGACAAAGCCCAGTTTGGGCAGACCCGAAAGCGCAACGCAGCAGGCTGGCGCTTCCGGGTCGACAATCCCGCTTCTCAGTGCCGACCAAGGCGCCGGCGATCAGAATAGCGAGCAACTGAGTCCAGACGACATTCTGGCAACTTCACGCCGCGCCCAGATGGGCAACCAGCAGCAGCCGGAGCCTGCACCCAACGAGTACGCGCTGAACCAAGTGCCTCCCTTGAATGATCCGGCCCTTGAAGCGTACCGGCGGCAGAACAACTACGCCTACACTCCACCCCCGCCGCCTCCACCAACAACCACTGCTGTCACACCAGTCTCACAACCAGTGAACGAGTCCGATGGCTTGAAGAAACCCTCACTGGTGTTTGTGCGAAACGCGACTTCGGCGACGGTGGTGAACGCCAGCCAATCGACGGCTCAGCCTGCCTATATCGAGCGAAGAGGGATCTCGACATTGTTGCCTACCGGCAGCCGGCTCGTTGCACGACTACAGACTGCCGTCAGTAGCGTGGTGAAGACGCCGGTCATTGCGGTGATCGAGTATAACTACGAGCGGGACGGCCAGATCGTCGTTCCAGCAGGCACGAAGGCCATCGGGCAGTTGGCGCAAGCCAATCAGAATGGCCAGGTGGGGCTTCGCTTTACAGCGCTCGAAATGCCTGATGGCAATAGCGAAAGCATCGAGGGGAGCGGCGTCAGTCTGGACTACAGTCCATTAAAGGGAGTCGTGAACGGACGAAATGGTGCGAAGCGCGCCCTGGTTCGGTCGATGACTGGCATCGGGACGATGGCAGCTTACTTGGTAGGTGGCCGCGGTTACGGTGGACTGACGGGCCCGATCGATCAGAGTGTTCTGCTGCGGGAGCGAATCGCATCGAACATCGGACTCGCAGGTGAGCAGGAATTGATGGCACTGGCGTATGCCCAAAACGTGGTCGTCACGCTTCCTGGCAACACACGGTTCTACATCGTCCTTCAGGAGGCGGCCACATCTTCCAATAGGTACGATCTCGCCCCGACTGCGGCTCCTGGCGCGCGGGCGAACTTCGCCAGCGCAGATGGACAAGCCCTGCCGACGGCGGCGGAACTTCGAGAGCTGGTGGCCTTGAAAAACGAGCTCAACCGGATGTATCGGGAAGTGGCTGCGACGCGGACTTTGGAGCCACCGGCGCCGCAGCAGTGA
- a CDS encoding AAA family ATPase has product MRPEHHATSPLVWVATQLGHFICDGYREIRALIGSNTPHSLKKVFTGSLAALVLALLAVIVIGSQLHPAAVILVVACVLVIAYGRSLFKRFALFAGYFLCGFVLFIGVGLITTVPLEKNYPLLSKAVAVVLFVVLCLVIPALLSMRPRQEIVAGGGNWTSDGSRLRAPAFTFADIGGLEEAKRQIRELVYANLNGKKFGQYGVSRNGILLHGPRGTGKTFLAEAVAGEFKLKFLYVSAASLLNKFVGLTEENIRSTFETARANRPALLFIDEIDALGTKRQQVGDADDTGGAARSFNSMTARLMECVDDARKHPGLILIAATNFYDGLDRALIREGRFDLHVRLDLPNEEERTRIFEAQLAKRPSRRFNLQPFAKRTPGWSAAKIGTLLDRAAFFAAEEQRKIEERDLTRALAETGGKDRAAFKEVGWADVVLSPDTEADLRNLVRLMDPAYGERLKLAMPTGLLLIGPPGTGKTMIARLIATQTKRSFYPITAADILGGAAGASVKKLKELFTRAKENGPSIIFLDEMDGLLPRNNGFQSQHDIQLVEQARSLISELEPQHNVFLIGTTNHLGSIDAAILRGGRFSEKIEIGTPHQSGYQRLLSKHLEGIQLIEGLSVELLAERLKGISPADLDAICNSAKRMAMRRMAEDAEQLPPLVWSDFTDAMKRVQVRL; this is encoded by the coding sequence TTGCGCCCCGAACACCATGCAACGAGTCCGCTCGTCTGGGTGGCTACTCAGCTCGGCCATTTCATTTGCGACGGCTACCGGGAGATCCGCGCACTCATCGGTTCGAATACCCCACACAGTCTCAAGAAGGTCTTCACGGGCAGCTTGGCTGCACTCGTCCTAGCCTTGCTGGCAGTAATTGTGATTGGGTCGCAACTGCACCCTGCCGCAGTCATTCTGGTAGTTGCCTGCGTTCTCGTGATCGCTTACGGCAGGAGCCTGTTCAAGCGGTTCGCGCTGTTCGCCGGCTATTTCCTTTGCGGCTTCGTGCTTTTCATCGGCGTCGGGCTCATCACGACGGTCCCGCTCGAGAAGAACTATCCGCTGCTGTCCAAGGCTGTCGCGGTGGTCTTGTTTGTGGTGTTGTGTTTGGTGATTCCGGCTCTGTTGTCGATGAGACCGAGGCAAGAGATCGTCGCGGGCGGTGGGAACTGGACTTCTGACGGTAGCCGGCTCAGGGCGCCAGCCTTCACGTTCGCAGATATCGGTGGCTTGGAGGAAGCCAAGAGGCAGATCCGAGAACTTGTCTACGCAAACCTGAACGGGAAGAAGTTCGGTCAGTACGGCGTGTCTAGGAATGGCATCCTCCTGCACGGTCCACGGGGAACGGGAAAGACGTTCCTGGCGGAGGCGGTTGCTGGAGAGTTCAAGCTGAAGTTTCTCTATGTTTCGGCAGCGAGCTTGCTAAACAAGTTCGTTGGCCTCACCGAAGAGAATATTCGAAGCACCTTCGAGACGGCAAGAGCGAACCGACCGGCCCTACTCTTCATAGATGAGATTGACGCCTTGGGTACGAAGAGGCAGCAGGTCGGGGATGCCGATGACACCGGCGGTGCAGCCCGCTCATTCAATTCCATGACGGCTCGGTTGATGGAATGTGTTGACGATGCTCGAAAACATCCAGGTTTGATCCTGATAGCGGCGACGAACTTCTACGACGGTCTGGACCGCGCTCTGATCCGGGAAGGCCGATTCGATCTACACGTTCGGCTCGATCTGCCGAACGAGGAGGAGAGAACTCGGATCTTCGAGGCCCAGCTGGCAAAGCGACCATCGAGGCGCTTCAACCTTCAGCCGTTCGCAAAGAGAACACCCGGCTGGAGCGCGGCCAAAATCGGTACACTTTTGGATCGCGCCGCTTTCTTTGCCGCCGAGGAACAGAGGAAGATCGAAGAGCGCGACCTGACGCGGGCCCTCGCGGAGACAGGCGGGAAGGACCGCGCCGCGTTCAAAGAGGTGGGCTGGGCGGATGTCGTTCTGTCCCCCGATACAGAGGCAGACCTCCGGAACTTGGTTCGGCTAATGGACCCGGCGTACGGAGAACGACTCAAATTGGCCATGCCTACCGGCCTGCTGCTGATCGGTCCCCCTGGAACCGGCAAGACGATGATTGCGCGGTTGATCGCGACGCAGACAAAACGGAGTTTCTACCCGATCACGGCCGCCGACATTCTTGGCGGCGCTGCGGGAGCATCGGTGAAGAAACTCAAAGAACTGTTTACCAGGGCGAAAGAGAACGGTCCATCGATTATCTTCCTTGATGAGATGGATGGCCTGTTGCCCCGCAACAACGGTTTTCAGTCGCAGCATGATATCCAGTTGGTGGAGCAAGCCCGAAGCTTGATCAGCGAGCTCGAGCCACAACACAACGTTTTCCTCATTGGAACAACCAACCACCTCGGCAGCATCGACGCCGCCATCCTTCGCGGAGGGCGCTTTTCAGAGAAGATCGAGATCGGAACGCCGCACCAAAGCGGCTATCAGCGCTTGCTCAGCAAGCACTTGGAAGGCATCCAGCTTATCGAGGGGCTTTCGGTGGAACTTCTGGCCGAACGGTTAAAGGGCATTTCTCCGGCTGATCTGGACGCGATCTGCAATAGCGCCAAACGGATGGCGATGAGGCGGATGGCTGAAGATGCGGAACAGTTGCCTCCGCTCGTCTGGAGCGACTTCACCGACGCCATGAAGCGGGTTCAAGTCCGTCTCTAA